In Kitasatospora sp. NA04385, a single genomic region encodes these proteins:
- the rpoB gene encoding DNA-directed RNA polymerase subunit beta: MAAPRNASNNSASTAPLRVSFAKIKEPLEVPNLLALQTESFDWLLGNAAWKSRVEAALESGQDVPTKSGLEEIFEEISPIEDFSGSMSLTFRDHRFEPPKNSIDECKDRDFTFAAPLFVTAEFTNNETGEIKSQTVFMGDFPLMTNKGTFIINGTERVVVSQLVRSPGVYFDSTLDKVSDKDIFSAKIIPSRGAWLEMEIDKRDMVGVRIDRKRKQSVTVLLKALGWTTEMILEEFGEYESMRATLEKDHTQGQDDALLDIYRKLRPGEPPTREAAQTLLENLYFNPKRYDLAKVGRYKVNRKLGNAESLDSGVLTEPDIINTIKYLVKLHAGETEWRDDEGRDIVIEVDDIDHFGNRRLRNVGELIQNQVRTGLARMERVVRERMTTQDVEAITPQTLINIRPVVASIKEFFGTSQLSQFMDQTNPLSGLTHKRRLSALGPGGLSRERAGFEVRDVHPSHYGRMCPIETPEGPNIGLIGSLASYGRVNAFGFIETPYRKVVDGVVTEAVDYLTADEEDRYVIAQANAPLTAELTFAEPRVLVRRRGGEIDYIPGTEIDYMDVSPRQMVSVATAMIPFLEHDDANRALMGSNMMRQAVPLLRSEAPLVGTGMEYRCAVDAADVITADKAGVVQEVSADYVTVANDDGTYNTYRAAKFTRSNQGTAFNQKVLVDEGARVEAGQVLADGPCTDEGEMALGKNLLVAFMSWEGHNYEDAIILSQRLVQDDVLSSIHIEEHEVDARDTKLGPEEITRDIPNVSEEVLADLDERGIIRIGADVVTGDILVGKVTPKGETELTPEERLLRAIFGEKAREVRDTSLKVPHGESGKVIGVRVFDREEGDELPPGVNQLVRVYVAQKRKITNGDKLAGRHGNKGVISKILPVEDMPFLEDGTPVDIILNPLGVPSRMNPGQVLEIHLGWLAKQGWDVSGLADEWAKRLQAIGADTVEGGTNLATPVFDGAREDEITGLLDNTTLTRDGERLVNSTGKARLFDGRSGEPFPMPISVGYMYILKLHHLVDDKLHARSTGPYSMITQQPLGGKAQFGGQRFGEMEVWALEAYGAAYALQELLTIKSDDVLGRVKVYEAIVKGENIPEPGIPESFKVLIKEMQSLCLNVEVLSSDGQSIEMRDSDEDVFRAAEELGIDLSRREPSSVEEV; this comes from the coding sequence TTGGCCGCGCCGCGCAACGCCTCGAACAATTCCGCATCCACCGCCCCGCTCCGCGTCTCGTTCGCGAAGATCAAGGAGCCCCTCGAGGTCCCGAACCTCCTGGCCCTGCAGACCGAGAGCTTTGACTGGCTGCTCGGGAACGCGGCCTGGAAGTCCCGGGTCGAGGCTGCCCTGGAGAGTGGTCAGGACGTCCCCACCAAGTCCGGTCTGGAGGAGATCTTCGAAGAGATCTCCCCGATCGAGGACTTCAGCGGGTCGATGTCCCTGACCTTCCGGGACCACCGTTTCGAGCCGCCGAAGAACTCCATCGACGAGTGCAAGGACCGCGACTTCACCTTCGCGGCCCCGCTCTTCGTCACCGCGGAGTTCACCAACAACGAGACCGGTGAGATCAAGTCCCAGACCGTGTTCATGGGCGACTTCCCGCTCATGACCAACAAGGGCACGTTCATCATCAACGGCACCGAGCGTGTCGTCGTGTCCCAGCTGGTGCGTTCTCCCGGCGTCTACTTCGACTCCACCCTGGACAAGGTCTCCGACAAGGACATCTTCTCCGCCAAGATCATCCCCTCCCGCGGTGCCTGGCTGGAGATGGAGATCGACAAGCGCGACATGGTCGGTGTCCGCATCGACCGCAAGCGCAAGCAGTCGGTCACCGTGCTGCTCAAGGCCCTCGGCTGGACCACCGAGATGATCCTGGAGGAGTTCGGCGAGTACGAGTCGATGCGCGCCACCCTGGAGAAGGACCACACCCAGGGCCAGGACGACGCGCTGCTCGACATCTACCGCAAGCTGCGCCCGGGCGAGCCGCCGACCCGCGAGGCCGCGCAGACGCTGCTGGAGAACCTGTACTTCAACCCGAAGCGCTACGACCTCGCCAAGGTCGGCCGCTACAAGGTGAACCGGAAGCTGGGCAACGCCGAGTCCCTGGACTCCGGCGTGCTCACCGAGCCGGACATCATCAACACCATCAAGTACCTGGTGAAGCTGCACGCCGGCGAGACCGAGTGGCGCGATGACGAGGGCCGCGACATCGTCATCGAGGTCGACGACATCGACCACTTCGGCAACCGCCGCCTGCGCAACGTCGGCGAGCTGATCCAGAACCAGGTCCGCACCGGCCTCGCCCGCATGGAGCGCGTGGTCCGCGAGCGCATGACCACCCAGGACGTCGAGGCGATCACGCCGCAGACCCTGATCAACATCCGGCCGGTCGTCGCCTCCATCAAGGAGTTCTTCGGCACCAGCCAGCTGTCGCAGTTCATGGACCAGACGAACCCGCTGTCGGGCCTGACCCACAAGCGCCGGCTGTCCGCGCTCGGCCCCGGTGGTCTGTCCCGCGAGCGGGCCGGCTTCGAGGTCCGTGACGTGCACCCCTCGCACTACGGCCGCATGTGTCCGATCGAGACCCCCGAAGGCCCGAACATCGGTCTGATCGGCTCGCTGGCCTCGTACGGCCGGGTCAACGCGTTCGGCTTCATCGAGACCCCGTACCGCAAGGTCGTCGACGGCGTCGTCACCGAGGCCGTGGACTACCTGACCGCGGACGAGGAGGACCGGTACGTCATCGCGCAGGCCAACGCCCCGCTCACCGCGGAGCTGACCTTCGCCGAGCCCCGCGTCCTGGTCCGCCGCCGCGGCGGCGAGATCGACTACATCCCCGGCACCGAGATCGACTACATGGACGTCTCGCCGCGCCAGATGGTGTCGGTCGCGACCGCCATGATCCCCTTCCTCGAGCACGACGACGCCAACCGCGCGCTAATGGGCTCGAACATGATGCGCCAGGCCGTCCCGCTGCTGCGCAGCGAGGCGCCGCTGGTCGGCACCGGCATGGAGTACCGCTGCGCCGTCGACGCCGCGGACGTCATCACCGCCGACAAGGCCGGCGTGGTGCAGGAGGTCTCGGCCGACTACGTCACCGTCGCCAACGACGACGGCACGTACAACACCTACCGGGCCGCCAAGTTCACCCGCTCCAACCAGGGCACCGCCTTCAACCAGAAGGTGCTCGTGGACGAGGGCGCCCGGGTCGAGGCCGGCCAGGTGCTGGCCGACGGCCCGTGCACCGACGAGGGCGAGATGGCCCTCGGCAAGAACCTCCTCGTGGCGTTCATGTCGTGGGAGGGCCACAACTACGAGGACGCGATCATCCTGTCGCAGCGCCTCGTCCAGGACGACGTCCTCTCCTCGATCCACATCGAGGAGCACGAGGTCGACGCCCGCGACACCAAGCTGGGCCCCGAGGAGATCACCCGGGACATCCCGAACGTTTCCGAGGAGGTCCTCGCCGACCTCGACGAGCGCGGCATCATCCGGATCGGCGCCGACGTCGTCACCGGCGACATCCTGGTCGGCAAGGTCACCCCCAAGGGCGAGACCGAGCTGACCCCGGAGGAGCGCCTGCTGCGCGCGATCTTCGGCGAGAAGGCCCGCGAGGTCCGCGACACCTCGCTGAAGGTGCCGCACGGCGAGTCCGGCAAGGTCATCGGCGTCCGCGTCTTCGACCGCGAGGAGGGGGACGAGCTCCCCCCCGGCGTGAACCAGCTGGTCCGCGTCTACGTCGCCCAGAAGCGCAAGATCACCAACGGTGACAAGCTGGCCGGCCGCCACGGCAACAAGGGCGTCATCTCCAAGATCCTGCCGGTCGAGGACATGCCGTTCCTGGAGGACGGCACCCCGGTCGACATCATCCTGAACCCGCTGGGCGTCCCGTCCCGGATGAACCCGGGACAGGTCCTGGAGATCCACCTCGGCTGGCTCGCCAAGCAGGGCTGGGACGTCTCCGGCCTCGCCGACGAGTGGGCCAAGCGCCTCCAGGCGATCGGCGCCGACACGGTCGAGGGCGGCACCAACCTCGCCACCCCGGTCTTCGACGGCGCCCGCGAGGACGAGATCACCGGCCTGCTGGACAACACCACGCTCACCCGCGACGGCGAGCGCCTGGTGAACTCCACCGGCAAGGCCCGGCTGTTCGACGGCCGCTCCGGCGAGCCGTTCCCGATGCCGATCTCGGTCGGCTACATGTACATCCTCAAGCTGCACCACCTGGTCGACGACAAGCTGCACGCCCGTTCGACCGGCCCGTACTCGATGATCACCCAGCAGCCGCTCGGTGGTAAGGCGCAGTTCGGTGGTCAGCGCTTCGGTGAGATGGAGGTGTGGGCCCTTGAGGCGTACGGCGCGGCCTACGCGCTGCAGGAGCTGCTCACCATCAAGTCCGACGACGTCCTGGGCCGCGTGAAGGTCTACGAGGCGATCGTCAAGGGCGAGAACATCCCCGAGCCCGGCATTCCCGAGTCCTTCAAGGTCCTCATCAAGGAAATGCAGTCGCTCTGCCTCAACGTGGAGGTGCTGTCCTCGGACGGCCAGTCCATCGAGATGCGCGACAGCGACGAGGACGTGTTCCGCGCCGCCGAAGAGCTCGGCATTGACCTGTCCCGGCGCGAGCCGAGCAGCGTCGAAGAGGTCTGA
- a CDS encoding Crp/Fnr family transcriptional regulator produces MGELTSYAGLIRGAGTPTSWRPGQVLIREQSAPDGVFLIGTGLVKIASSAANGRTGVLAWRGSGELIGEQSCVDGGPRSATAVVTRGGTGTFLAARAFAQLMREHPGFAESVLRSMSVRLREADRGRVDLGALSVGARTAAFLARYVSRDARSGSASGGVVDLTQQEVAEAVGASRESVFRTLQEFEERDCLRRDGRGLITVLDVLGLEARARRG; encoded by the coding sequence ATGGGCGAATTGACGAGCTATGCCGGATTGATCCGAGGAGCGGGAACGCCGACGTCATGGCGGCCCGGGCAGGTGCTGATCCGGGAGCAGAGCGCGCCGGACGGGGTGTTCCTCATCGGCACGGGCTTGGTGAAGATCGCCAGCAGCGCGGCCAACGGCCGGACCGGTGTCCTGGCCTGGAGGGGCTCCGGGGAGCTGATCGGCGAGCAGTCGTGCGTGGACGGCGGGCCGCGCTCGGCGACGGCGGTGGTGACCCGGGGCGGGACCGGGACGTTCCTCGCGGCCAGGGCGTTCGCGCAACTGATGCGTGAGCACCCCGGCTTCGCCGAATCGGTGCTGCGGAGCATGAGTGTCCGGCTGCGGGAGGCCGACCGGGGCAGGGTGGACCTGGGGGCGCTGTCCGTCGGTGCTCGCACCGCGGCCTTCTTGGCGCGGTACGTGAGTCGGGACGCGCGATCCGGGTCGGCCTCGGGCGGGGTCGTCGATCTCACCCAGCAGGAAGTGGCGGAGGCGGTCGGCGCGTCACGCGAATCGGTGTTTCGAACGCTGCAGGAGTTCGAGGAACGGGACTGCCTGAGGCGGGACGGGCGCGGCCTGATCACCGTCCTGGACGTCCTCGGCCTGGAGGCCCGGGCGCGGAGGGGCTGA
- the rplJ gene encoding 50S ribosomal protein L10 — protein MARPDKAADVAEITDKFRASSAAVLTEYRGLTVKQLKTLRRSLGGNADYAVVKNTLTKIAANEAGISELDDLFAGPTAVAFVTGDPVESAKALRDFAKENPALIIKGGVLDGKALSADEIKKLADLESREVLLAKLAGALKAKPSQAAAVFQALPSKLVRTVEALREKVEQGGAGTPAPAEDAE, from the coding sequence ATGGCCAGGCCCGACAAGGCTGCCGACGTCGCCGAGATCACGGACAAGTTCCGTGCCTCCAGCGCCGCCGTTCTGACCGAGTACCGCGGTCTCACGGTGAAGCAGCTGAAGACGCTTCGTCGCTCGCTCGGCGGCAACGCCGATTACGCCGTGGTGAAGAACACGCTGACCAAGATCGCGGCCAACGAGGCCGGGATCTCCGAGCTGGACGACCTGTTCGCCGGTCCGACGGCTGTCGCCTTCGTCACCGGTGACCCGGTGGAGTCGGCGAAGGCTCTGCGTGACTTCGCCAAGGAGAACCCTGCTCTCATCATCAAGGGCGGTGTCCTTGACGGTAAGGCGCTGTCCGCCGATGAGATCAAGAAGCTCGCGGACCTCGAGTCCCGCGAGGTGCTGCTCGCCAAGCTGGCGGGTGCCCTGAAGGCCAAGCCCTCCCAGGCTGCCGCCGTGTTCCAGGCGCTCCCGTCCAAGCTCGTTCGCACCGTCGAGGCGCTGCGCGAGAAGGTCGAGCAGGGCGGTGCCGGTACTCCGGCTCCCGCCGAGGACGCGGAGTAA
- a CDS encoding DNA-directed RNA polymerase subunit beta', with protein sequence MLDVNFFDELRIGLATADDIRQWSHGEVKKPETINYRTLKPEKDGLFCEKIFGPTRDWECYCGKYKRVRFKGIICERCGVEVTRAKVRRERMGHIELAAPVTHIWYFKGVPSRLGYLLDLAPKDLEKVIYFAAYMITWVDDERRQRDLPSLEAHVSVERQQIENRRDADLEARAKKAESDLAELEAEGAKADVRRKVREGAEREMKQLRDRTQREIDRLDEVWTRFKNLKVQDLEGDELLYRELRDRFGTYFSGSMGAAALKDRLESFDLGEEAERLREIIRTGKGQKKTRALKRLKVVSAFLQTSNKPKGMVLDCVPVIPPDLRPMVQLDGGRFATSDLNDLYRRVINRNNRLKRLLDLGAPEIIVNNEKRMLQEAVDALFDNGRRGRPVTGPGNRPLKSLSDMLKGKQGRFRQNLLGKRVDYSARSVIVVGPQLKLHQCGLPKAMALELFKPFVMKRLVDLNHAQNIKSAKRMVERARPVVWDVLEEVIAEHPVLLNRAPTLHRLGIQAFEPQLVEGKAIQIHPLVCTAFNADFDGDQMAVHLPLSAEAQAEARILMLSSNNILKPADGRPVTMPTQDMVLGLFFLTSDREEVKGKGRSFSSTAEAIMAFDARELDVQATIDLRMGAGTVPPRGWTPPVDEDGQPTWHEGEPFRITTTLGRALFNELLPEDYPFVDYEIGKKQLSAIVNDLAERYPKVVVAAALDNLKAAGFHWSTRSGVTVSISDVIVPPTKPAILEGYEAQAEKVQRQYERGLITDNERKSELIGIWTRATNEVADAMAANFPKTNPIFMMVDSGARGNMMQMRQIAGMRGLVSNAKNETIARPIKASFREGLSVLEYFISTHGARKGLADTALRTADSGYLTRRLVDVSQDVIIREEDCGTERGLKLEIGQVGADGVLRKADDVETSVYARMLAEDITVDGKLIATANTDLGDVLMDELIRHGVSSVKVRSILTCESAVGTCAFCYGRSLATGKLVDIGEAVGIIAAQSIGEPGTQLTMRTFHTGGVAGDDITQGLPRVVELFEARTPKGVAPISEAQGRVRIEDTEKTRKVVVTPDDGSDEIAYPVSKRVKLLVSEGEAVEVGQKLTVGATNPHDVLRIMGQRAVQIHLVAEVQKVYNSQGVSIHDKHIEIIIRQMLRRVTIIESGDAELLPGELVERGRFEQENRRVVSEGGHPASGRPQLMGITKASLATESWLSAASFQETTRVLTDAAIHAKSDPLLGLKENVILGKLIPAGTGLPRYRNIRVEPTEEAKAAMYSAVGYDDYDLSPFGAGSGQAVPLDDYDYGPYTG encoded by the coding sequence GTGCTTGACGTCAACTTCTTCGACGAGCTCCGCATCGGACTGGCCACCGCCGACGACATCCGCCAGTGGTCGCACGGCGAGGTGAAGAAGCCGGAGACCATCAACTACCGCACGCTGAAGCCGGAAAAGGACGGCCTCTTCTGCGAGAAGATCTTCGGTCCCACCCGGGACTGGGAGTGCTACTGCGGCAAGTACAAGCGCGTCCGCTTCAAGGGCATCATCTGTGAGCGCTGCGGCGTCGAGGTGACCCGCGCCAAGGTGCGCCGCGAGCGGATGGGCCACATCGAGCTGGCCGCCCCGGTCACCCACATCTGGTACTTCAAGGGTGTCCCGTCCCGCCTGGGCTACCTGCTCGACCTGGCGCCGAAGGACCTCGAGAAGGTCATCTACTTCGCCGCCTACATGATCACCTGGGTCGACGACGAGCGCCGCCAGCGCGACCTCCCGTCCCTGGAGGCGCACGTCTCGGTCGAGCGCCAGCAGATCGAGAACCGGCGCGACGCCGACCTGGAGGCCCGGGCCAAGAAGGCCGAGTCCGACCTGGCCGAGCTGGAGGCCGAGGGCGCCAAGGCCGACGTGCGCCGCAAGGTGCGCGAGGGCGCCGAGCGCGAGATGAAGCAGCTGCGCGACCGCACGCAGCGCGAGATCGACCGCCTCGACGAGGTCTGGACCCGCTTCAAGAACCTCAAGGTCCAGGACCTGGAGGGCGACGAGCTGCTCTACCGCGAGCTGCGCGACCGCTTCGGCACCTACTTCTCCGGCTCGATGGGCGCCGCGGCCCTCAAGGACCGCCTGGAGTCCTTCGACCTGGGCGAGGAGGCCGAGCGCCTCCGCGAGATCATCCGCACCGGCAAGGGCCAGAAGAAGACCCGCGCGCTCAAGCGCCTCAAGGTCGTCTCCGCCTTCCTGCAGACCAGCAACAAGCCCAAGGGCATGGTGCTCGACTGCGTCCCGGTGATCCCGCCGGACCTGCGCCCGATGGTCCAGCTCGACGGTGGCCGCTTCGCCACCTCCGACCTGAACGACCTGTACCGCCGCGTCATCAACCGCAACAACCGCCTGAAGCGGCTTCTCGACCTCGGCGCGCCCGAGATCATCGTGAACAACGAGAAGCGCATGCTCCAGGAGGCCGTCGACGCGCTCTTCGACAACGGCCGCCGCGGCCGCCCGGTCACGGGCCCCGGCAACCGTCCGCTGAAGTCGCTGTCCGACATGCTCAAGGGCAAGCAGGGTCGTTTCCGCCAGAACCTGCTCGGCAAGCGCGTCGACTACTCGGCCCGTTCGGTCATCGTCGTCGGCCCGCAGCTCAAGCTGCACCAGTGCGGCCTGCCCAAGGCCATGGCGCTGGAGCTCTTCAAGCCGTTCGTGATGAAGCGCCTGGTCGACCTGAACCACGCGCAGAACATCAAGTCGGCCAAGCGCATGGTCGAGCGCGCCCGCCCCGTGGTGTGGGACGTCCTCGAAGAGGTCATCGCCGAGCACCCGGTGCTGCTGAACCGTGCGCCCACCCTGCACCGCCTCGGCATCCAGGCCTTCGAGCCGCAGCTGGTCGAGGGCAAGGCCATCCAGATCCACCCGCTCGTCTGCACCGCGTTCAACGCGGACTTCGACGGCGACCAGATGGCCGTGCACCTGCCGCTGTCCGCGGAGGCGCAGGCCGAGGCCCGCATCCTGATGCTGTCCTCGAACAACATCCTGAAGCCGGCCGACGGCCGCCCCGTCACCATGCCGACCCAGGACATGGTGCTGGGCCTGTTCTTCCTCACCTCGGACCGCGAGGAGGTCAAGGGCAAGGGCCGTTCCTTCTCCTCGACCGCCGAGGCGATCATGGCCTTCGACGCCCGCGAGCTGGACGTCCAGGCCACCATCGACCTGCGCATGGGCGCCGGCACCGTCCCGCCGCGCGGCTGGACCCCGCCGGTGGACGAGGACGGGCAGCCGACCTGGCACGAGGGCGAGCCGTTCCGGATCACCACCACGCTGGGCCGGGCGCTCTTCAACGAGCTGCTGCCCGAGGACTACCCGTTCGTCGACTACGAGATCGGCAAGAAGCAGCTCTCGGCGATCGTCAACGACCTCGCCGAGCGCTACCCGAAGGTCGTCGTCGCCGCGGCGCTCGACAACCTGAAGGCGGCCGGCTTCCACTGGTCGACCCGTTCCGGTGTCACCGTCTCGATCTCGGACGTCATCGTCCCGCCGACCAAGCCCGCCATCCTGGAGGGCTACGAGGCGCAGGCGGAGAAGGTCCAGCGCCAGTACGAGCGCGGTCTGATCACCGACAACGAGCGCAAGTCCGAGCTCATCGGCATCTGGACCCGCGCGACCAACGAGGTCGCCGACGCGATGGCCGCGAACTTCCCGAAGACGAACCCCATCTTCATGATGGTCGACTCGGGCGCGCGCGGAAACATGATGCAGATGCGTCAGATCGCCGGTATGCGCGGTCTGGTGTCGAACGCGAAGAACGAGACCATCGCGCGTCCCATCAAGGCCTCGTTCCGCGAGGGCCTGTCCGTGCTGGAGTACTTCATCTCCACCCACGGTGCCCGCAAGGGTCTGGCCGACACCGCGCTGCGCACCGCCGACTCGGGTTACCTGACCCGTCGTCTGGTGGACGTCTCGCAGGACGTGATCATCCGCGAGGAGGACTGCGGCACCGAGCGCGGCCTCAAGCTGGAGATCGGCCAGGTCGGTGCGGACGGCGTGCTGCGCAAGGCCGACGACGTCGAGACCAGCGTGTACGCCCGCATGCTCGCCGAGGACATCACCGTCGACGGCAAGCTGATCGCCACCGCCAACACCGACCTCGGCGACGTCCTGATGGACGAGCTGATCCGGCACGGCGTGAGCTCGGTCAAGGTCCGCTCGATCCTGACCTGCGAGTCCGCGGTCGGCACCTGTGCCTTCTGCTACGGCCGCTCGCTGGCCACCGGCAAGCTGGTCGACATCGGTGAGGCGGTCGGCATCATCGCCGCCCAGTCCATCGGTGAGCCCGGCACCCAGCTGACCATGCGCACCTTCCACACCGGTGGTGTGGCCGGTGACGACATCACCCAGGGTCTGCCCCGTGTCGTCGAGCTCTTCGAGGCCCGCACCCCCAAGGGTGTGGCCCCGATCTCGGAGGCCCAGGGCCGCGTCCGCATCGAGGACACCGAGAAGACCCGCAAGGTCGTCGTCACCCCCGACGACGGCAGCGACGAGATCGCCTACCCGGTCTCCAAGCGCGTCAAGCTGCTGGTCAGCGAGGGCGAGGCGGTCGAGGTCGGCCAGAAGCTGACCGTCGGTGCGACCAACCCGCACGACGTGCTGCGCATCATGGGCCAGCGTGCCGTCCAGATCCACCTGGTGGCCGAGGTCCAGAAGGTCTACAACTCGCAGGGCGTGTCGATCCACGACAAGCACATCGAGATCATCATCCGGCAGATGCTCCGCCGCGTGACGATCATCGAGTCGGGCGACGCCGAGCTGCTCCCGGGCGAGCTCGTCGAGCGCGGCCGCTTCGAGCAGGAGAACCGTCGCGTGGTCTCCGAGGGCGGCCACCCCGCCTCCGGCCGTCCGCAGCTGATGGGCATCACCAAGGCCTCGCTGGCCACCGAGTCCTGGCTGTCGGCCGCCTCCTTCCAGGAGACGACCCGGGTGCTCACCGACGCGGCGATCCACGCCAAGTCGGACCCGCTGCTGGGCCTCAAGGAGAACGTCATCCTCGGCAAGCTCATCCCGGCCGGTACGGGTCTGCCCCGCTACCGCAACATCCGGGTCGAGCCCACCGAGGAGGCCAAGGCCGCGATGTACTCGGCCGTCGGCTACGACGACTACGACCTGTCGCCGTTCGGCGCGGGCTCCGGTCAGGCCGTCCCGCTGGACGACTACGACTACGGCCCGTACACCGGCTGA
- the rplL gene encoding 50S ribosomal protein L7/L12 produces MMAKLSTEDLLEQFEGMTLIELSEFVKAFEEKFDVTAAAPVAAVAAGAGPAAAEAVEEQDEFDVILDGAGDKKIQVIKEVRALTSLGLKEAKDLVDTAGAKVLEKVAKDVAEKAKAQLEGAGAKVTVK; encoded by the coding sequence ATCATGGCGAAGCTCAGCACCGAGGACCTGCTCGAGCAGTTCGAGGGCATGACCCTGATCGAGCTCTCCGAGTTCGTGAAGGCGTTCGAGGAGAAGTTCGACGTCACCGCCGCCGCGCCGGTCGCCGCCGTCGCCGCCGGTGCCGGCCCGGCCGCCGCCGAGGCCGTCGAGGAGCAGGACGAGTTCGACGTCATCCTCGACGGTGCCGGCGACAAGAAGATCCAGGTCATCAAGGAGGTGCGCGCCCTCACCTCCCTCGGCCTGAAGGAGGCCAAGGACCTCGTCGACACCGCCGGTGCGAAGGTTCTGGAGAAGGTCGCCAAGGACGTCGCCGAGAAGGCGAAGGCCCAGCTCGAGGGCGCGGGCGCCAAGGTCACCGTCAAGTGA
- the rplA gene encoding 50S ribosomal protein L1, with product MKRSKALKAADAQVDRARIYAPLEAVRLAKATSTSKFDGTVEVAMRLGVDPRKADQMVRSTVILPHGTGKTARVLVFANGERAEAARAAGADIVGSDELIDEVAKGRLDFDAVVATPDLMGKVGRLGRVLGPRGLMPNPKTGTVTPDVAKAVNDIKGGKIEFRVDKHSNLHLIIGKTSFSDEQLVENYAAALDEVLRAKPSAAKGRYLKKVAFSTTIGPGIQVDPNRTRNLLVEEDPAAV from the coding sequence GTGAAGCGCAGCAAGGCCCTCAAGGCCGCGGACGCCCAGGTCGACCGCGCCCGGATCTACGCCCCGCTCGAGGCCGTCCGCCTCGCCAAGGCGACCTCCACCAGCAAGTTCGACGGCACCGTCGAGGTCGCCATGCGTCTGGGCGTCGACCCGCGCAAGGCCGACCAGATGGTCCGCAGCACCGTCATCCTCCCGCACGGCACCGGTAAGACCGCTCGGGTCCTGGTCTTCGCGAACGGTGAGCGTGCCGAGGCCGCGCGTGCCGCGGGCGCCGACATCGTCGGCTCCGACGAGCTGATCGACGAGGTCGCCAAGGGTCGTCTGGACTTCGACGCCGTCGTCGCCACCCCGGACCTGATGGGCAAGGTCGGCCGCCTGGGCCGCGTGCTCGGTCCCCGTGGCCTGATGCCGAACCCGAAGACCGGCACCGTGACCCCGGACGTCGCCAAGGCCGTCAACGACATCAAGGGCGGCAAGATCGAGTTCCGCGTCGACAAGCACTCGAACCTGCACCTGATCATCGGCAAGACCTCGTTCTCCGACGAGCAGCTGGTCGAGAACTACGCCGCCGCGCTCGACGAGGTCCTCCGGGCCAAGCCGTCCGCCGCCAAGGGCCGCTACCTGAAGAAGGTCGCCTTCTCCACCACCATCGGCCCCGGCATCCAGGTGGACCCGAACCGCACCCGCAACCTCCTCGTCGAGGAGGACCCGGCGGCGGTCTGA
- the rplK gene encoding 50S ribosomal protein L11, with product MPPKKKKVTGLIKLQINAGAANPAPPVGPALGQHGVNIMEFCKAYNAATESQRGMIVPVEITVYDDRSFTFVTKTPPAARLILKAAGIDKGSKEPHKTKVAKLTSAQVREIATTKMPDLNANDLDAAEKIIAGTARSMGITVEG from the coding sequence ATGCCTCCCAAGAAGAAGAAGGTCACGGGGCTCATCAAGCTCCAGATCAACGCCGGTGCGGCCAACCCGGCCCCGCCGGTCGGCCCCGCGCTCGGTCAGCACGGTGTCAACATCATGGAGTTCTGCAAGGCGTACAACGCGGCCACCGAGTCGCAGCGCGGCATGATCGTGCCGGTGGAGATCACGGTCTACGACGACCGCTCCTTCACCTTCGTCACGAAGACCCCGCCGGCCGCTCGCCTCATCCTGAAGGCCGCGGGCATCGACAAGGGCTCCAAGGAGCCGCACAAGACCAAGGTCGCCAAGCTGACCTCGGCCCAGGTGCGCGAGATCGCCACCACCAAGATGCCCGACCTGAACGCCAACGACCTGGACGCGGCGGAGAAGATCATCGCCGGCACCGCCCGGTCGATGGGCATCACCGTCGAGGGCTGA